Proteins from a single region of Sphingomonas sp.:
- the tkt gene encoding transketolase, protein MTASFTDCANAIRALSMDAVEAANSGHPGMPMGMADVATVLFQDYLKYDPADPKWPDRDRFVLSAGHGSMLIYSLLHLTGYARPTLEDIKTFRQVGSPCAGHPENFELPGVECTTGPLGQGLAMAVGMAIAERHLNAGFGDALVDHNTWVIAGDGCLMEGINHEAIGLAGHLRLGRLIVLWDDNKITIDGPVSLSSNEDIPARYTATGWHVVECDGHDPESIKAALDAALADDRPSLVRCKTIIGKGAPNFQGTSKTHGSPLGAAEVAAARETLGWKYPPFEVPADIRETWLKAGARGAEPHAAWKQRLAGDSNGAEFSRRMAGDLPADFSLDAHIASLLAEPKKIATRSASQLALDAINAALPETIGGSADLTPSNNTLTKGLHDFTADDYSGRYMRYGIREFGMAAAMNGLALHGGVIPYGGTFLVFSDYARPAIRLSALQRARVLFVMTHDSIGLGEDGPTHQPVEHVMSLRLIPNLEVWRPCDAVETAEAWGEAVARAEGPSLLALSRQNLPQLSSGGAGKGGYRLQAAEAPRKVVILATGSEVEIAVAAREALEAQGVGADVVSMPCWSRFDAQSREYRADLLPRDALLVSIEAGVTTGWERYTGIDGLRFGLDRYGASGPAPDLYRHFGLTAAAIVPQILEKLKD, encoded by the coding sequence GTGACCGCATCCTTCACCGATTGCGCCAACGCGATCCGCGCGCTGAGCATGGATGCTGTCGAGGCCGCGAATTCCGGGCATCCAGGCATGCCGATGGGCATGGCCGACGTCGCCACCGTGCTGTTTCAGGATTATCTGAAATACGATCCTGCCGATCCGAAGTGGCCGGACCGCGACCGCTTCGTGCTGTCCGCCGGGCATGGATCGATGCTGATCTATTCGCTGCTGCATTTGACCGGCTACGCCCGCCCAACGCTGGAGGATATCAAGACCTTCCGCCAGGTCGGTTCGCCGTGCGCCGGTCACCCCGAGAATTTCGAACTGCCGGGCGTCGAGTGCACCACCGGTCCGCTCGGGCAGGGGCTGGCGATGGCGGTAGGCATGGCGATCGCCGAGCGGCATTTGAATGCGGGCTTCGGCGATGCGCTGGTCGATCACAACACCTGGGTGATCGCCGGCGACGGCTGCCTGATGGAAGGGATCAACCACGAGGCGATCGGGCTTGCCGGGCATTTGCGGCTCGGGCGGCTGATCGTGCTGTGGGACGACAACAAGATCACCATCGACGGGCCGGTGTCGCTGTCGTCGAACGAGGATATCCCGGCACGCTACACCGCGACCGGATGGCATGTCGTCGAATGCGACGGGCACGATCCGGAGAGCATCAAGGCGGCGCTCGATGCGGCGCTGGCCGACGACCGGCCTTCGCTGGTCCGCTGCAAGACGATCATCGGCAAGGGCGCGCCCAATTTCCAGGGCACCAGCAAGACGCATGGTTCGCCGCTGGGTGCTGCCGAAGTCGCGGCTGCGCGCGAGACACTGGGCTGGAAATATCCGCCGTTCGAGGTGCCCGCCGATATCCGCGAGACCTGGCTGAAGGCCGGTGCGCGTGGGGCCGAACCTCATGCGGCGTGGAAGCAGCGGCTGGCAGGTGATTCGAATGGCGCGGAATTTTCGCGCCGAATGGCGGGCGATCTGCCTGCCGATTTCTCGCTCGATGCGCATATCGCTTCGTTGCTCGCCGAGCCCAAGAAGATCGCGACGCGTTCGGCCAGCCAGTTGGCGCTCGACGCGATCAACGCGGCGTTGCCCGAGACGATCGGCGGCTCGGCCGATCTGACGCCTTCGAACAACACGCTGACCAAGGGGCTGCACGACTTCACCGCCGACGATTATTCGGGCCGCTACATGCGCTACGGCATCCGCGAGTTCGGCATGGCGGCGGCGATGAACGGGCTGGCGCTGCATGGCGGGGTGATCCCCTATGGCGGCACCTTCCTGGTTTTCAGCGACTATGCGCGCCCGGCGATCCGGCTTTCGGCGCTGCAGCGGGCACGGGTCCTGTTCGTGATGACGCACGATTCGATCGGGCTCGGCGAGGATGGGCCGACGCACCAGCCGGTCGAGCACGTCATGTCGCTGCGGCTGATCCCGAACCTGGAAGTGTGGCGCCCGTGCGACGCGGTCGAGACCGCGGAAGCCTGGGGCGAGGCGGTTGCGCGGGCCGAAGGGCCTTCGCTGCTGGCGCTGTCGCGGCAGAATTTGCCGCAGCTCAGCAGCGGCGGTGCGGGCAAGGGCGGCTATCGCCTTCAGGCCGCCGAAGCGCCGCGCAAGGTCGTGATCCTCGCCACTGGTTCGGAGGTCGAAATCGCCGTTGCCGCCCGCGAGGCCCTTGAAGCGCAGGGTGTCGGTGCCGATGTCGTCTCCATGCCGTGCTGGTCGCGTTTCGACGCGCAATCCCGCGAATATCGTGCCGATCTCCTGCCCCGCGACGCGCTGCTCGTGTCGATCGAGGCCGGCGTCACCACCGGCTGGGAGCGCTACACCGGGATCGACGGGCTGCGCTTCGGCCTTGACCGCTACGGCGCATCGGGCCCGGCGCCCGATCTCTACAGGCATTTTGGCCTCACGGCCGCGGCGATCGTGCCGCAAATCCTCGAAAAACTGAAGGACTGA
- a CDS encoding cell division protein ZapA — MADVSLSIAGRSYSVAARDGEESHLRHLETILQKHAATALRASGGLNAERTLVYLALILADLIDEGERNPPAGVSPVLLDRVADRLEAVAALLEGNGEG; from the coding sequence ATGGCGGACGTTTCGCTCAGCATCGCCGGCCGCAGCTATTCGGTCGCCGCGCGCGATGGCGAGGAAAGCCATCTCCGCCACCTCGAGACCATCCTGCAGAAGCACGCGGCGACCGCGCTTCGCGCATCTGGCGGGCTCAATGCCGAGCGAACGCTGGTCTATCTGGCGCTGATCCTCGCCGATCTGATCGATGAGGGCGAGCGCAATCCGCCCGCCGGGGTCTCGCCGGTGCTGCTCGATCGCGTCGCCGACCGGCTCGAAGCGGTCGCGGCCCTGCTCGAAGGCAATGGCGAAGGGTGA
- a CDS encoding 5-formyltetrahydrofolate cyclo-ligase, whose translation MSPKNISLDKPALRARLRAVRDAFVADGDAAILAPDAFVERLSPGMTVASYFPIGSEADPAQLAAAAIERGCRIALPFVIDRAAPIRFLIWEDGAPLIDGPYGLRQPDPASEEAAPDVILTPLLGFDARFNRLGQGAAHYDRAFARYESAWRVGIAWSVQELPAIPADIWDVPLHAIITEKGMSWHNA comes from the coding sequence ATGAGCCCGAAGAACATCAGCCTGGACAAGCCCGCCCTGAGAGCCCGGCTCCGCGCCGTGCGCGACGCTTTCGTGGCGGACGGCGATGCCGCGATTCTCGCGCCCGACGCGTTTGTCGAACGGCTTAGCCCGGGCATGACCGTCGCCAGTTATTTTCCGATCGGCAGCGAAGCCGATCCCGCCCAGCTCGCCGCCGCCGCGATCGAGCGCGGATGCCGCATCGCCCTGCCCTTCGTGATCGATCGCGCCGCGCCGATTCGCTTCTTGATCTGGGAAGACGGCGCGCCGCTGATCGATGGCCCCTATGGCCTCCGCCAGCCCGATCCGGCCAGCGAGGAGGCCGCGCCTGACGTGATCCTTACCCCGCTGCTCGGCTTCGACGCCCGGTTCAACCGGCTCGGCCAGGGCGCCGCGCATTACGATCGCGCTTTCGCCCGGTACGAATCCGCGTGGCGCGTCGGCATCGCCTGGTCGGTGCAGGAGCTTCCGGCCATCCCCGCCGATATCTGGGACGTGCCTTTGCACGCCATCATCACCGAGAAAGGCATGTCGTGGCACAACGCGTAG
- a CDS encoding DUF2842 domain-containing protein: protein MAQRVEPSWRKPAGALAIIAWILVWIVLIATGSHWIGQLWILAQLPIYLVAGIIWILPLRPLLIWMETGRWRA from the coding sequence GTGGCACAACGCGTAGAACCAAGCTGGCGCAAGCCCGCCGGTGCGCTCGCCATCATCGCCTGGATTCTGGTATGGATCGTGCTGATCGCCACCGGCTCGCACTGGATCGGCCAGCTGTGGATTCTCGCGCAGCTGCCGATCTATCTGGTCGCGGGGATCATCTGGATCCTGCCGCTCCGCCCGCTGCTGATCTGGATGGAAACCGGGCGCTGGCGGGCCTGA
- a CDS encoding AI-2E family transporter codes for MASLALIAGIGLLLALPFALQAGSVFFLPLTMAIVIAIALVPLLEWLERHRVPAPIAAFTCVLIFLVAANVALASIIVPAWQWVRDLPNKIPQIQNNLKPLIDFYANLDQFVNKTLINFANEPMRQQPEVMATTPPRSLLDLFATSAPSALIEMFFAILVIYFFLSGWTRLRRNAITSRSSFGGAMATARVIQDVVDDTSAYLGTITLINLTLGLIVAGALWMMGMPTPLMWGGIVTLLNYIPYFGPVLAALLLAMGGLMTFPDLFWALVPAGIMIGSHLIEANVVTPLIVGHRLTISPLLILISLSFWGWVWGTPGALLAVPLLIIIQTVLAAAGKPDIAGFLFEHGTLVRDGGELKTQRRQSRDQSG; via the coding sequence ATGGCCTCGCTGGCGCTGATCGCCGGCATCGGACTGCTGCTGGCATTGCCCTTCGCGCTGCAGGCGGGGTCGGTATTCTTCCTGCCGCTGACCATGGCGATCGTCATCGCCATCGCATTGGTGCCGTTGCTCGAGTGGCTGGAACGGCACCGCGTGCCCGCGCCTATCGCGGCGTTCACCTGCGTGCTGATCTTCCTCGTAGCGGCGAACGTGGCGCTGGCGTCGATCATCGTGCCCGCCTGGCAATGGGTGCGCGATCTTCCCAACAAGATCCCGCAGATCCAGAATAATTTGAAGCCATTGATCGATTTCTACGCGAATCTCGACCAGTTCGTGAACAAGACGCTGATCAACTTCGCCAACGAGCCGATGCGCCAGCAGCCCGAGGTGATGGCGACCACGCCGCCGCGCTCGCTGCTCGATCTGTTCGCGACCTCGGCGCCGTCGGCGCTGATCGAGATGTTCTTCGCGATCCTCGTCATCTACTTCTTCCTCTCTGGCTGGACCCGGCTGCGCCGCAACGCCATCACGTCACGGTCGAGCTTCGGCGGGGCGATGGCGACGGCGCGCGTTATCCAGGATGTGGTCGACGATACTTCGGCCTATCTGGGGACGATCACGCTGATCAATCTGACGCTCGGGCTGATCGTCGCTGGCGCGCTATGGATGATGGGGATGCCGACGCCGCTGATGTGGGGCGGCATCGTCACGCTGCTCAACTATATCCCCTATTTCGGGCCGGTGCTGGCGGCGCTGCTGCTGGCGATGGGCGGGCTGATGACCTTTCCGGACCTGTTCTGGGCGCTGGTGCCGGCGGGGATCATGATCGGATCGCATCTGATCGAAGCCAATGTCGTGACGCCGCTGATCGTCGGGCACCGGCTGACGATCAGTCCGCTGCTGATCCTGATCTCGCTGAGCTTCTGGGGCTGGGTGTGGGGCACGCCGGGCGCGTTGCTGGCGGTGCCGCTGCTGATCATCATCCAGACCGTGCTGGCCGCGGCCGGAAAGCCCGATATCGCCGGCTTCCTGTTCGAGCATGGCACGCTGGTGCGCGATGGCGGCGAGCTAAAAACGCAACGCCGGCAAAGTCGCGATCAATCCGGTTGA
- a CDS encoding glycerol kinase, producing the protein MGEILLVIDEGTTSTRAMLFAPDGKCLGSHAAELTQHYPGPGLVEHDANEIWRRSLECASAMVTKAGGADAIAAIGITNQRETIVFWDKTNGEPLAPAIVWQDRRSAPLCRKLKEAGEEPGVQARTGLLLDPYFSGTKIAWAMEHWPQLKGAGDRLAIGTIESWLVWKLTGGLHITDATNASRTLMMGLGSGGWSDGLIDMFGCPRDALPEIVDCAGQYGTTPVFGGSIPICGMAGDQQAATIGQACFTKGDTKATFGTGAFVLTNAGTTPPASKNRLLATVLWQLGGRRTYAIEGSVFVAGSLVQWLRDSVNLIETAPETEAIARSVPDNGGVYLVPALSGLGAPWWEPDARAAISGLSFSSTRAHIVRAALEAMAHQSHDLKTAFAADGADWSRLRVDGGMVTNDWIAQDLADMLDLPVDRPDFAETTALGAAMLAGVGCGLFANLEDAAKMRGPEATFEARIDAEARGRRLAGWKAAVERVVR; encoded by the coding sequence ATGGGCGAAATCCTGCTGGTCATCGACGAAGGTACCACCTCCACCCGCGCGATGCTGTTCGCGCCCGATGGCAAATGCCTCGGATCCCACGCCGCCGAGCTGACCCAGCATTATCCCGGACCCGGGCTGGTCGAGCACGACGCCAACGAAATCTGGCGCCGCAGCCTCGAATGCGCCTCGGCGATGGTCACCAAGGCCGGCGGCGCGGATGCCATCGCCGCGATCGGCATCACCAACCAGCGCGAGACCATCGTTTTCTGGGACAAGACCAACGGCGAGCCGCTGGCTCCCGCCATCGTCTGGCAGGACCGTCGCAGCGCGCCGCTCTGCCGCAAGCTCAAGGAAGCGGGCGAGGAACCCGGCGTCCAGGCCCGCACCGGGCTGCTGCTCGATCCCTATTTCTCCGGCACCAAGATCGCCTGGGCGATGGAGCATTGGCCACAGCTGAAGGGCGCCGGTGATCGCCTCGCCATCGGCACGATCGAAAGCTGGCTGGTGTGGAAACTCACCGGCGGCCTCCACATCACCGACGCCACCAATGCCTCGCGCACCCTGATGATGGGCCTGGGCAGCGGCGGCTGGAGCGACGGCCTCATCGACATGTTCGGCTGCCCGCGCGATGCGCTCCCCGAGATCGTCGATTGCGCCGGACAGTACGGCACTACGCCAGTGTTCGGCGGATCTATCCCGATCTGCGGCATGGCTGGCGACCAGCAGGCCGCAACCATCGGCCAGGCCTGTTTCACCAAAGGCGATACCAAGGCGACCTTCGGCACCGGCGCCTTCGTCCTCACCAATGCCGGCACCACCCCGCCCGCCTCGAAGAACCGATTGCTCGCCACCGTGCTGTGGCAACTCGGCGGCCGCCGCACCTATGCGATCGAAGGATCGGTATTCGTCGCCGGCAGCCTGGTCCAGTGGCTCCGCGATTCGGTGAATTTGATCGAGACCGCGCCGGAGACCGAAGCCATCGCCCGTTCGGTTCCCGATAATGGCGGCGTCTATCTTGTTCCGGCCCTGAGTGGACTCGGCGCGCCCTGGTGGGAGCCCGATGCCCGCGCGGCCATATCCGGCCTCAGCTTCTCCAGCACCCGCGCCCATATCGTCCGCGCCGCGCTGGAGGCGATGGCGCACCAGAGCCACGACCTCAAGACCGCCTTCGCTGCCGACGGCGCCGATTGGTCACGGCTGCGGGTGGACGGTGGCATGGTCACCAACGACTGGATCGCGCAGGACCTCGCCGACATGCTGGACCTGCCCGTCGACCGCCCCGACTTCGCCGAGACCACAGCGCTGGGCGCGGCCATGCTGGCGGGCGTCGGCTGCGGCCTGTTCGCGAACCTGGAGGACGCCGCGAAGATGCGCGGCCCGGAGGCGACGTTCGAGGCCAGGATCGATGCCGAGGCGCGCGGGAGGCGGCTGGCCGGCTGGAAAGCGGCGGTCGAGCGCGTCGTCCGCTGA
- a CDS encoding DUF2809 domain-containing protein: protein MRLHRGYALLALALFLVEVLIALFVRDNFVRPYLGDTIAVILVYAGLRTAFRIGRIPAAATAFLVAVAIEFGQYFRILDWIGLADNRIARIVLGTGFAVEDFFAYAAGALIVLAVEAVRSKP, encoded by the coding sequence ATGCGCCTCCATCGCGGCTATGCGCTGCTCGCGCTGGCGTTGTTCCTGGTCGAGGTCCTGATTGCCCTGTTCGTTCGCGATAACTTCGTCCGCCCTTATCTGGGCGACACCATCGCCGTGATCCTCGTCTACGCGGGACTGCGCACCGCCTTTCGCATCGGCCGCATACCCGCCGCCGCAACGGCCTTCCTGGTCGCGGTCGCTATCGAGTTCGGTCAGTATTTCCGCATCCTCGATTGGATCGGCCTAGCCGACAACCGGATCGCACGCATCGTCCTCGGCACTGGCTTCGCGGTGGAGGACTTCTTCGCCTACGCGGCGGGCGCCCTGATCGTCCTCGCCGTCGAGGCAGTACGGTCTAAGCCGTAG
- a CDS encoding class I adenylate-forming enzyme family protein, translating to MERIGVASEPIVPLDPNWPAMSLKEAEALLTAPGAKFEMDTVDIRGVPTRVWKHAPPTLRILAQMVRAYGPRDFTIYEDERVSYEANYRATSHIAHKLVAMGVKKGDRVALAMRNLPEWPAIFFAAVSIGAIMVPLNAWWTGGELEYALNDSGAKVLFVDGERHERLKDCYDKLPALERVVVSRAKGELEGNASRLEVLVGLRKEWGDLEDIGFPEADVAPDDDATIFYTSGTTGNPKGALGTHRNFCTNIMSSGYTAGRAMLRRGETPPAAPEQKVMLLVIPLFHVTACSAAMMTVVATGSTMIFMRKWDPVMAMDLIQREGVNATGGVPTIAWQLIEHPERKKYDLSSLESISYGGAPSAPELVKRIYEEFGALPGNGWGMTETTATVSQHSAEDYLNRPTSAGPPVAAADLKIMDADATRELPVGEVGELWARGPMIVRGYWNKPEATAATFVDGWVRTGDLARLDEEGFLYIVDRAKDMIIRGGENIYSSEVEDVLYAHPAVTDAALVGVPHRQLGEVPAAVVHLAPGTSATEEELQAWVRERLAGFKVPVYVRFSQDTLPRNANGKILKTDLRGMFAAEATA from the coding sequence ATGGAGAGAATAGGCGTGGCCTCCGAACCGATCGTGCCGCTGGACCCGAACTGGCCCGCAATGTCGCTCAAGGAAGCCGAGGCGCTGCTAACCGCGCCGGGCGCGAAGTTCGAGATGGACACGGTCGATATTCGCGGCGTGCCGACGCGGGTGTGGAAGCATGCGCCGCCGACGCTACGGATTCTGGCGCAAATGGTGCGCGCTTACGGGCCGCGTGACTTCACCATCTACGAAGACGAGCGCGTTTCGTACGAAGCGAATTACCGCGCCACCTCGCATATCGCCCACAAGCTGGTGGCGATGGGGGTCAAGAAGGGCGACCGCGTCGCGCTGGCGATGCGTAACCTGCCCGAATGGCCGGCGATCTTCTTCGCCGCGGTCAGCATTGGGGCGATCATGGTGCCGCTCAATGCGTGGTGGACGGGCGGCGAGCTCGAATATGCGCTCAACGATTCGGGCGCCAAGGTGCTGTTCGTCGATGGCGAACGGCACGAGCGGCTCAAGGATTGCTACGACAAGTTGCCGGCGCTCGAGCGCGTGGTGGTCAGCCGCGCCAAGGGCGAGCTGGAGGGCAATGCCAGCCGGCTCGAAGTGCTGGTTGGCCTTCGCAAGGAATGGGGCGATCTGGAGGACATCGGCTTCCCCGAAGCCGATGTCGCGCCCGATGACGACGCGACGATCTTCTACACCAGCGGCACCACCGGCAATCCCAAGGGCGCGCTGGGCACGCACCGCAATTTCTGCACGAACATCATGTCGAGCGGCTACACCGCCGGCCGCGCGATGCTGCGCCGGGGCGAGACGCCGCCCGCCGCGCCCGAGCAGAAGGTGATGCTGCTGGTCATCCCATTGTTCCACGTCACTGCGTGCAGCGCGGCGATGATGACGGTCGTCGCGACGGGATCGACGATGATCTTCATGCGCAAATGGGATCCGGTGATGGCAATGGACCTGATCCAGCGTGAGGGCGTGAACGCCACGGGCGGCGTGCCGACGATCGCGTGGCAACTGATCGAGCATCCCGAGCGCAAGAAGTACGACCTCTCCAGCCTGGAGAGCATCTCCTATGGCGGTGCGCCTTCCGCGCCCGAGCTGGTCAAGCGCATTTATGAGGAGTTCGGGGCGCTGCCCGGCAATGGCTGGGGAATGACCGAGACCACCGCGACGGTCAGCCAGCATTCGGCCGAAGACTATCTCAACCGCCCGACCAGCGCCGGGCCTCCGGTAGCGGCGGCTGACCTCAAGATCATGGACGCCGATGCGACGCGAGAGCTGCCGGTCGGCGAGGTCGGCGAACTCTGGGCGCGTGGTCCAATGATCGTGAGGGGCTATTGGAACAAGCCCGAGGCGACCGCGGCGACCTTCGTCGATGGCTGGGTGCGGACGGGGGATCTGGCGCGGCTCGACGAGGAGGGGTTCCTCTATATTGTCGACCGGGCCAAGGACATGATCATCCGCGGCGGCGAGAATATCTATTCGTCCGAGGTGGAGGACGTGCTTTACGCGCATCCGGCGGTGACCGACGCCGCACTGGTGGGCGTGCCGCATCGCCAGCTCGGCGAGGTGCCGGCGGCGGTGGTGCATCTCGCGCCGGGCACTTCGGCGACCGAGGAGGAGCTGCAGGCATGGGTCCGCGAGCGGCTCGCCGGGTTCAAAGTGCCGGTCTATGTCCGCTTCTCGCAGGACACGCTGCCGCGCAACGCCAATGGCAAGATATTGAAGACCGATCTGCGTGGGATGTTCGCGGCGGAGGCTACGGCTTAG